The stretch of DNA actgggctgACCCCACCCCCCTTTTTCTGATTGGGAAGCCAACCTTTTGTTGGCCTAGCTGACCAATGGGAAGGAGAGCAAAAATCCAGCCTGGGTGCTAGGAGCCTGGCACTGGGAATTGGCGGTGGGCCGGCTGAGCCCCAACACATACCCTccagaatcccagcacccaggccccCAACTTTCCTAGTGTCCTGTACCAGCTCAGTCTGTCTGCCCCTACCAAaccacaatctctctctctttccttgtttaaataaaagaacttcaagagttgaaatatatatatttagatatttttcttaaataacatATTTACATCTAATAGAAAATAGAACTCTAGATAATTTTCCAACCAGAACTGAGGACGGAGGAATGAAAGGGATTCCAGGGGGACGGTGTGAAGTTAAGGACAGGACCAACCAGAAGGCCACAgccactcagaaataaaaaaagcactAAGCCACATTGGAGCTCACTCTCCCCTGCTCTGGTCCTGGGCTCCCCGTTCCCAGCAATTCatcttttttccttaaagaaaccTTGGTCCGTGTTACTCTCCTTTATGGTGACGGTCAAAAAGTTTGAGGTCACATCTGTGACAACCACCTTCTCCAGGTTAGTCAGGGAGGGGCTCCAGGACTCTTCTTCTGGGTCCCCCAAGATTCTGGCCACTGGGATCCTGGCGATGAGGGAGGGCCTTCCCCCTTGAGCCCCCATGTCCCGATACAGGCTCCCCACTGAGCCTGGGGTACCTGAACTATGTCGGACCCTGGGGCCAACAGGATCCAGGGCACCTTGGCCTTTGGCCTCCAGGAAAGCAGCCCTGTGTTTTATCACCCTGGCTGGAAAGGTGTCCACAGCCAATTTGCCCGAAGCCTCTGCCGAGCTAGGACTGGTCACACCATATTGTACCAGGTCTGAGTCCTGCCTTCGAGCAAGCTGGATCACGCTGTGGCCGGCTGGGAACTTTCCTGTGGCAGAAGAGGTGTCATCCAGCTTCCGGCCTTTGAGGTATTCTCCAAGGCCATCACTGGGCTCTCCCAATGGCCTCTGGGAAGGGTCTAGGAGCTCCTTCCGGGGCTTGGGTCCTCGCTTCTTGGAGCTGTCCCCTGGAGAGTTGGGCTTGTCGTCTACACGGCTGGCACCTCTTTCTCGATCCCTGTCCCGGTCCCGAGGTggatctggcctgcaggcactgGTGCTGCTCCCTGGTGGGGATAGACCTGTGTTCCGAAGGCCCTCTCGGGCCCTGGATGTAGATGCCAAGTCCTGGGGTGATCGGCCTGGGTATGGGATCCGGATGCCTCTGGCGGAATCACTTCTGAATTCATAGGTTTTGGCTTTTGCCTTGGCCTGGGCCTGCAAAGAGAAGCCAgtgagaagaaggaagcagagcccCGCCCCCCAGCCCTCCAGTCTCTACCGCCCAACTTCCCCCAGATGCCTGGGAAATTCTaattggggtggggaggtgggctTAATGGTTGtagtctgggggaggggaaagggggttTGTCTGGAAGCAGCCATTTGCAACCAACTTGTAGTTCATTATAGGTCTACTTGGGATGGTTAGAGGGAGAAATAAAGGTCTTCTGGTGCAGCTAAGTCCCACCTCCTTGATGCTGCCACTGACTTGATCAGAAGACTCCCAGGTCACAGACAAGCATAGGGTATGGACACCCACTGATCGGTTCACAAGCCCTCCAGGTCCCCCTTTGAATGTCACACTCCACCGCTGGAGACTGCCACATACCTTGAGAAGAAAGGTTTTAGGCTTGGGTCCTCGCTTTTTGGGGCCATAGAGCTCCATCTCCCGTTCCCTAAataaagataaggaaaaaaagggggtgtGTCCTGGCGGCACTGAAGTCAGCCTTTATGGGTTCCAGGGAGTAGCTGGGCTAAGGGTCTGTACCTTTCTTCAAAGGCTGCAAGCAGGCGAGCATCCAGGATATTTTCTTCGGGCTCCCACGTGCTGTACCTATAGGAAACCAGAAAGAATCTGGCATCAGTCCCtgaagcaaggagagagagaggagggagcagagggcgtgtatgtgtgtgtaacttttCCGGCTGCCTTGTGTTGTATTCCAGTGtaaaggggaaaagaggaagaaaagaacccTCCTCAATATCAGTGTAGGGTTGCGATTGCATATAACCTACTTACTTCTGCGACCAGCCCTTCCATTTCACGAGGTATTCCATGCGTCCCTGTGGatgcaaaaaggaaaatgtgtgtgtgtgtatgtgcatggagAAGGAATGCAAGACGAGGACACAAGAAATACACGCGAAAATGCATGCACCAAATGAATGCTTCGAACACTACCGCCAAAGGCACCAGCCCGCTGCAGCACCCCTGCAGAAACGTTGCACAAAGTGCATGCACCGGCATTCattcccccaccccgccccccatcCATGCAATCTGTGCACCGCTGCAAGTCTAAGAAGAGCGCAGGGGCtgagccgccgccgccgccacggCCGCGGCCACTGCTGGGAcctgggggaagggaggctgggCTGCAGCAGGGGGAGGGAGCCTGGGCCCTGGTAAGGGAGGGCCCGCCGCGCGGCCGCCCGCTGTCCCCGTCACCTACTTTGCGAATACGCCGCTTCAGGAGGGCTTCGGCCGCGAACACCCGCTCCCCCACCGCCGAGAGCTCCATGTTGACTCGCCGCTTCCCCCCTCGGCCGCTTCCAGGAGCAGAAAAGCAGCAGCCAGCGCTCGACAGCCCATAATACTCTCCCGCTGACGTcagttctcctccctccctgctcgccctccctccctccgccccCGCCCGGCGCTTCCTCCCGCCCCACGTGTTGCTAACGACGTTGCTAAAGCCGAGCGGCCTAGGCCGGTTCTGCAAGCGCTGATTGGACCAGCGCCCGGCCACGCCCCTCTCCCCGTCTCCCCCGCGTTGCTACGTGACCCGAGTTTCAATCACCAAGGGGCGGAGTCTCCGGCCACTCCAGAGAccagagggaggtggggggggggttgccgTCAGCGGAAGTGACGCGAGGCAGGGCGGGCTGGGCCGCTGTCAGTCTGCACTGCTAGCCAGGGGGGCCGCTGCCCTAGGCTCCGgcccccgcccccccccgcccTGCCGCCCAGCGGTTCCCCGGGTGCGTGGCGTGTCCCCGCCGAGCTCTCTGGGCTCCACGCTTAGGTCCCAACCAGGCGCCGCCCTTCTGCAGACCCAGACCCTCCCCACCGGCCTCTGCCCTGGCCGGCGCCATCCCCCCCACATCCCCCGCCGCTAGTACAGCACAATGCACAGGTACAGAGGCGCAAAGGGCCGCGCCCGAATCCCCGGACCTACTGCGCGCTCGCGCCGAACCCACTGGTTCCCTGACCCCTCCCTTGCGGCCGCGCACCCTCGGTCTCCATGGCAACGCCCCCTCCCTCCATCGCCAGCCCCATCCCGCTAACAAATCAATGTACCGGCTCCGGGTCTCCAGTCGCACAGCGTTGCCCGCGCCCACCCTCCGGGCCCTGCGAGCCAAGCCGGCGTGGGCACTTCTCCGGGCTCAGACACCCAAAGCAGACTAGTGCCGACTAGTGCATTACCACCTGAGCCCACCCTGGGCTGAGACCCTGCAGTAGGGGTCGCGtgcctcctcttcccacccccattGTCCCAGTGTCGCagccacctgcccctgccccagccttctcccGCCCACTCCACTCCTCGGTTGTGGGAGAAGCCAATCCTGAGCACGCCTGTCCCGGCTTGGGTGGATTTAGTGCACGGATGACCACCGAGGCAGAGAGTAGAGGTTGACTAGTTCGGTGGGGACGAGCTGCTGGGGGCGCGGAGGGCCTGGGTGCATAGCTAGAGCACTTCCTGTCTCTGGTTCTTCTCGACGACCTGCGCGGAGGACACCCGACAAGAAACATCGACGTCGAAGTTGAGGAGAGTAGTGGTATCTACTGCGGCCTTGAAGAGAGGGTCCCCCACGCGAAGATGAGGAGTCCCTGGAAGGAGGCGAGGGTCGCGCAGAAGTGCCTAGTTCCCTCCCGCACGTGCATGCACTTGCTGACCCCTCATCCTAAGCTCTCCTTCCTCCGCGCTTGGTAACCCCTGTTGAAGCCTGGAGGTTCAGCAGCAGCTACCCCCACACTTCACTTTAACCACCCAAGCTCCGGATCACAGAGCCCAACTCCTTGGAACACACAATTTAGTTAAATCGCGATTATCAACTTAACAGCAAGCAGTTTTTCCCAGGCCAGGGAGGAgatagaagaaaaggagagagaaagaagaacgATGAAGACGGTAAACCAACGAGCCAAGAAGTCTGGTTCGAAGGGCAAGAAGCCCAGAGTGCAAAGTTATCCTCAGGTTCAAGGCGCTGCGCACCTCACGCGCGAGGGTGCTGGCCTTGGGGCACGCGCGGAGCTGGGCTCGCTGCACGGCTCCTAACCAGGGCTCCTCTTGCCTCAGCGTCTGGCCTCCAGTTTTTGGCCTCGCTCCCTGACAGCATAAGGTGTGCTCAGGTGAGGAGTCCCATCTCTCTGGTTCTTAACGAACAGCTCATCCACGAAGCCCAGATCGCCCCGGTGACCCACTCCCGCCGCCTTCAAGAGGCCGCCGACGGCCGCGTCCTTAATCATAAAAAGTCATTCCCGGTAACAAATAGTTTCGTCGGCCGGTGCCAGCGATACAGCTGTTTCTGTTTAAGCTTAAATACTTTCCAACAGTTTGGGCAGTAAAAATAAAGTCGGCCTCAGCCGCCTATAAGTGTCTGGTTTCCCCGCCCAGAGAAAGCCCACCCTAGCCCTCGGCCCGGGTCGTTCTAGTCGCTCCGCCTGCCCGCGCCTGGAATCAGCTGCCCGCCACGGGCGTTAGCTGTCGGGCCACCCTAACCTTGAGCTTAGCGGGGGCCGCGGCTCTGCAAGTCTGCTTCGGGGCCACCTTGAAGCGGGAAGCAGGGAACTGCGTGGAGGGTTGAGGGGGGACGGAGGTCGGGGGCGGGAGGGGATCAGCTCGCCTCATCGCCTTTTCCCACTCCTGGGAAGTTTGCCCGACAAGAGGAAAGTAGTGGTTTCCCTTCAGCTTGGGTTTCAAGGAGAACGCTGTCCCCAGGTTGTGCGTGCCCTCCAGTGCCTTCCCGGACCCAGGGTTTTCAGGAGGCTCATCGGTTGCTGGTTTCAGTTTCACCGAACAATCTCCAGCTCTCTTTCACTCCTGttgttttccccctccctcctttctctcctccctcctcctcctctcattccctaAACTGTACTTCTTTACTTAATTAACCTGAGAAGTTGACGTGAAGGAAGAAAGTCCCTGGCTTTTGCTTCCCCTGATGGAATAGTTAGTGATTGCTTTCCTAGCTCCATTTTCCCCTAGTCTTTATGCTTGATGGTAATTCTTGCCCAACAGCTTGCTCAGTACAAAATTAGTGCTTGGAAGTTGTCTGGGTTGAAAGCCTGGGGGTTCCCGCAGAGCCCATTGCAAAGTTGGAGCTGGATTCAAGAGCAAAGGAAAGGCACAGAATAATTAGAGGTCGGAGGAAACTTGGTTCCTGTCTGTAGCAGAAGAGTATGGTCCTTCAGCGGATCTTCTCggagaaggggagaaggtggGATGTTACTTTTGCACGGATGCAACCGTGCTTCCAACTGCAGGAGATGGAACAGGGTTGCAGAAGAGTCAAGTCAGGTCTCAGGGTGGCCTCACCCCTGGACAGTTTAGAACAAAGGGAGAAGTGGATATCTGGGAGATGGGGTCCGGTTAGGTAATAATGGGAAGATGCCTGTGTGTGCCAGGAGGGGGCACTAGTATATGCCCTCATTCCAACCAAGTCTGGACGGATTTGAACAGCTCAGCTGTTAGCGCCATCCTTGGAGCCAATGCAAGaaggcttgcccacagcccacctttttctttttttttttttaattgaaaccTCCCCCGCCCACCGGCTCAATTCTCcacacctcctctctcctccacacaAGGCCTTTTCTCTTTCAAGTTAGAAAATCGCTGTTCCCTTGTGCACCtcccaaaactaaacaaaaatttcCAAGAACAAGAACCCGCTGCTGTTAATCCCACTTCTAGGCAGTTGCTGCTGCCAGGTTTGCGTGCGCCGCCTCTGCAGTAAATAAGGTAACTGCTTCCTATTACTTTAGCCCATATGGCTGCAATTTGAGTGTCTTTGGAGACAGTGAGTGTGtaggggcggggaggggggaaaCACGAGGGGGGAGTGAAAGTGGAAATCGAATGCTCTTAGATCGCATTTTTATGAAGGAGATTGTCTGCGAGTCTCTTAACAGCCCCTGGCTCCCAAGATGAACtgccatgggttttttttttgtttgtttgtttacggAATTGCAGGCACCCGCTTGCCTTGGGGACACCTGCTACGGCAACATACACCACACCCACACCGCCCCGAGCCTATTCCTCACGGGTTTAGGTGGCTGAGTTTGccactgctcttctcttccaccGAGAGCTCTTAGTAGGGGCAGGGCGCCCGCccttccatcctctccctcccagcccaCCGAAGTTGCCTAGACTCCCCTAGAGTCCAACTTGCACTGCAGGCCTGCGTCTGGGGCCACTTAAGCCTGGATGTGTTCGCTGTCCAGCGACACAGCCTCCCGGGAGGAAAGCCCGAGGTTGGTGCGGTCCAAGGGAAGATGGGCGCGCCGGGTTGGGCGCTCGGATTCTGGGTCCCCGGCcagaccagcaagccccagcgcGTCCTGCAGCTTGAGGCTGAGGCCAGGCCTCGGCTAGTTCTTTGGGTACGTTTCAACTACGCGGCTTGGCGGGCGTCGGACCTGCTCAGTCTTGGCCACGCGCGCACTCGGGCGGATTTGGAACTGTGAAGTGAGCAAGAGCGGTTCCGAGGCGTGGCCATGTGGATCACGACCTCTGCAGGGCCCATGGCCCGTGGCTGACCTCCTGCCGACCTGGAGCTTGATCTGCCCGCAGCGTCCACTCCTGCCTTGCCATcccacagccagggctgtgtgccTGCTGAGTGGATTGCCGCCTGCCGCCTGAAAGTGGTAGCGACTACCCGATGCTCTAGACAGAGGCACAGAGGCCCAAAGGCCTAGCCTGTGCAGGCTGACTGGGATTTCTGGGGGAAGCTCGTTTTTAGTTACCAGAGCAAATctggcctttttttgtttttttgttttgttttgttttgtttctgttctacAATCTCTCTTCACTCCTAGGGACGAAGAATGGGCAGTGCTGAACAAGAAGGGTTGACCACCGATAGATGAGGCCTCCACACACAACCTttcacagacccccccccccacacacacacgtacatgggCACTCGAACATAGAGacatccagacacacacataccctttCCATGGGAGAAAGCACAGCAAATTAAGCCCATCTATTGAACAGTTGCTATGGCCCTAGCCCTTGCCCCAGCCACTCAGGGAATCCAGGGAACtcaactctccagtccctaccTATAGGTAATACTGAGGCATGCTCAGGACAAGACACATGGCACAAAGGTGCTGCTTGGGGACTCCTAAGATGGGTAGCTCGCACCCCCTGCACAGCAGGGTCTTGGAACTCTTGGGACATTGTAACTCCCCCTAAGGAAAGAATTGGAGATAAGAAAGGGCTTGAGGTCAGGTCCTGGCTTGGTTGCACAAACCCCTTAGCAGAGCCCTCAGCCATAAGGTGAGAGGTTCTAGAAGCCAGCCCATCGAGCTGGAGGCTGTATGCGACAGGAAATCTTCAGAGCTGCAAGTACTGTGGGCTCTGAGACCAGTCTACTCTGCTAGCTGGATGCCTGTGTAGGCAAGTTATTTGATCTGCTTGGCTTCTAATAGTTATTTCTGGAGACAGAGCTCTGCTGTGTTGCAGTCTGTAATCAAACTTGTATTGTATTGTAATCAATCAGCCTCCCAAATACagagatcacaggtgtgtaccactatatAAGGCTCTCactaaggtttttttgtttgtttggttggttttcagtttttttgagacGAGGAGGGGGTctccctagctgttctggaactcgctgagtaggctgtctttgaactcaccaaggtctgcctgcttctgtctccgaagtgctgaaattaaagacatgccACATCAGCATGCCCTGGCCCTCACCAAGGTTTTAAAAAGCGATGTTAGCATGCTTGCCCAACAGGGTGCACAGGATGGTTGGTTACATGGGATGCAAAGGAAGGATCACACTGTCGGACGCAGGGAAACACACCGAGACATGTTTATCTGTGTGCCGACTGCAGCTGTTACTGCTGTTCTAAAGGCAGGTGGTAGCTAGTTGCCAATGAGGGTCACCCAACCTCCTTGGAATCTGTCTACGCACCTCTTGGACACAGTTTAGATTCGCCCGGGGAAGGTGGCTAGCCAGAATAAAAACTGGCGCTTCTCCTTCGAGTGCCTGACCAGCGCGCGCCCAGGATTGGCGGCGAGAGCACGCGCACAGCGGCTAACCCAACACGCATGCGCGACGTGGGGCGgaccctctccccactccccagtcTTTTCCCGGGAAAGCAGCGTAGCTGGCGCTGGTTGTGAAAGCCGTCCCTTGAAAGTTGGAGGCTCCCTAGGCGTTCTAGAAGAGGCGGCTCAGCGGCGGGCCGGAGAAGGAGTGGCCGCACACCACCCACGTGCTAGGAAGGGCGCCTGTGCTTGAGTCTGGGCCCTCTGTTCCCACCGCCTAGGCACAGGGGTTTAGGCGTGACGCTGTAGAGCCAAGTCCAAGGCCAGACCGTGAGGCGAGGAGGGGGTAAGGCGGTGAAGTGAGACGACAAAACAATTTGTGGCAAATGGTTTGGATATAGTGCTTCGGAGTCCCGTCTAAGATCAGAAATGTATCCGAAGCCATTTTCCCCACCTGTGATATGACTCTTATGCTGTCCCCGACCACCTAACCCTTTGACAGCAAGCAGCCTGTGACTCAAGGAGCCCCAACTGTAGGGTGACCTCGATTCTGTTTGCAGAGTCAGCCTTCACCCTGGTATGCGTCATGACCGGTGCCCATTAGGAAGATAGGTAACTCCCACCATCCCATGGGAAAACAGAGTTGGAAACCTGGCCAGGGATGCTGGCACCAGAACTTGAGCGCAGTCAAGACGTCTGGCCCTCTGTGCCTCCTCAAGCCGTAGTTTGGTCACAGTGACACTTCAGCAGCCAACTACGCTGGACGGTGCAGTCCAAATACCACCTCCACCCACACACCACCAACTCCCAGTTGCCACACAGGCTTTGTGTAGTCCCAAAAGAGCTCCAGAGACTGGTGAGGCGGTCTGCTGCGtcagatttttctctcttcctatcccgCCCCCAAGCGGAAGGAATTGAAGTGACTTTTTCCAGAGACGTCGGAGACCTGTTCCTGCCAAGTGCCACTGCCTTGGTGGTTTGCATAGAGAGCCGACGTCCAGTGTCCTGTTTTAGATGTCAGAAAAATCGAGGTGCTGGAACTGCCATTCGGAGAAGCACAAGTAGTCGGTACGAGGCTGAGCTTTCTCAAGGTCACGCCGAGCAGCTGGACCCGGTGGCTTCCAGCCAGCGGCGACGTAGGCAAAGCTACTTGAGTCCACGGAGAAAATGCAATGCTTTCCTAGAGGGCTTCGCAAAACCTCAGCATCCCACACTCTTCTGCATCATTCTCTGCGCCCATGAACAGGGTTTCGGTAGAACTGCCGCACACGTTGTCCTAGAAGGAGGAAACACTTGGCGGGCGTCGAGGCCAGCGCTCCACTTCCCCGAGCAACCTAGATAGTTCCAGAGTTGCCAGAACTCATTGGGCCAGCGGTGGCTTCGTCTTCACCTTCCCCGACCGCTTCGGGTGACTCGGTCCTCCGAGAAAGACCTAGAAAACCCCTCGGGCCAAGAAGCGCTGAATCGAGCCGCCCATCGCCTCGCTTCTTCTCTGAGCAAAGGAAGCCTGCGCCCGCCCCATGCGaatacgcgcgcgcgcgcacacacacacacacacacacacacacacacacacgcacacgcacacgcacatacacacccTCCCTACTCTAGTAAATCAGATTCAGGGAACGTAGTACCGTATTTAcgctctctgcctcctcccctgacATTTTGCACTCCCGAAGTTGGGGCAGAAGTAATTATGCAAACATCTGGGGCTGTCCTGCGTGCGAGCCTCTTTCATTCACTCGGTGAGCCCAACTCCCTGATTTGCATATTAATGGCTTATCTGAAATAAGACACCAATCAggcaaattaattttttcttcGACTCATCCGTAAGACTCCGGAAACAAGCTTAGGGCTAGAGAAGCTGATTTTGTTGGGGTGTCCGGTTCTTAGGACTAGAAAGAGAAGAAGTTTAGAAGCAAGGTTCCCTGCaagtttctgtgtttttcaaGTTTCAACCTTTCAAAGCTCAACTACTCCATAGACAAACGGTGAAGGGCGCAGCCACTGTAAGAGTGGCCTATGACCCCCTGTCCATTGCCCTTTCTACGGTGGGAGTTTCTAATCGGGGTGTGGTTCCAAGACAGGATCAGTGTGCTTTGTGGATGGGCAGGGGTGTTATAATTAGGCAGAGTGTCAAAGTGGCCTGATGGGAAGGGATGGACTCAGAGTCCGTCGGGAAAGGATGAGGGAGGTGTCCAGGGACTAGGGCGAGGCGCCCTGTCTACAACCTCCTCAGCTCAGTTTCGCACTCTTTGAACAGCTGGGTCGGAGCAGATAGTTACCTCTTCCACTGTGGCAACAGGAGTCCTTGGATTCAAAGCAGAGTGGAAGGGTGTGTGGGCGGTGATGGGAGCATTGTGGGAAGCAACATCTTTTACACATTAAAAACCTTCTTGATCTTTCTAAATatgaagaggagtgggagggggaaatCCGCAAATAAATAAGGTAAATGAATTCAGACCAGAATTGTAATCCAGGGCCACTTGGGCGATCCTAAGGgttgcttctccttctcctccttccccttcatctcctcctccttttttttcttctgcagaaCTCCTCCCTCCACAGCCACTAtattcccttcctccccttggCAGTAAATACTAGGAGGGGTAAAAGAGCTGGAGCGTCATTTTGCCTCCCTGAACCCCTACTTCTACTGAAAAGATGGAAGTGTTGTGTTTAATGATGGGAATGCCCACAACTCAGGCTTGCAACAGGAAATCAGAGATGATTCTTAAGTTCCTCTAAAATCAGTGTCATGGAAGTCTTTGTTGGGTGGGGAACATACTGCAGGATGAGATGGGAGGCGGGAGGGAATTGGGCAGAGGACAAAGGACCCACCATGGAGGATGGGTCCTTTGAGTGATTGtgggagcaaggaaggaagggggctgCAGAGCTGGCATGGAACTGTTTCTCACATCTCCTTTTGCAATGACTTCTTAATGTTTGCCTGGTTGGTGCAGTCTTACCTTGTAGAAAGGGAAgtgaggggagaaagagggagggagagagggagggagggagggaaggagggggagaaagggggggAGAGTGCGCTCACTAAAGCACATTACCACAATTTCCCTAAGAAGAATGGTATTCTTAGGGAAGGGTACCTTGGAATACTGAAGCAAAAGCTCCAAGCCACCCCCAAGTCCTGACCTACCCAGAAAAATGCTGGCTGGGTTGGAAATTGGGACCCTCAATGGCAGACAGGTTTCATCCTTTCGAAAGAGAATACTCAGGATTAACAGCAGAGGGGTAGATAGAGGGGTTCTGCGGGTTTCtattctcccacaccagaaacTTCTCATATCTGCATGACATCAGCACATAACCTAGTTCTCTTAGCTGAATGTTCCTGGAGCCTCCAGGgctgtcctccccacctccatcccaaaCTGAGCCCAGTGGTTGGCCCTGTCCTTGTATGTGGGTACCACCCAACCTAGGACCAGAACAAGTGCTTCATTGCCCCAGAGCAGGAGCCAACTGAATTCAGcccaagaaaaaggaagaatactCATGGGGAGGGAgatcacaggctggcctcagggcagggctgggagctAGAGGGCTTCTGTACCGGTCCTCACTGTAGCTTCCCGAAGAAGGCAATGGGGTGGGTAGGCAGGCTTCCTTTTCAGCAGTAGAGAACCACTCAGTACAAATCCCTGAGTCTTGCAGGAGAAAAGTTTGTGCTCAAGTTTGGTCAAGTTTGGTCAACACTAATAATGCCcagtagaaacagaaatggaaaaggcgAACACAGGTTGATAGACACTGGCTCTGACCGGGCTTTCAGGCTGCACTctctggggagggaagggcatTCAGAAACCATGGGGAGCTCACAGACGAAGTCAATGTGTGGCCTGAGATCCTGGAACAAAGGATGATTAGCTTTGGGGAGAGGAGAtatcagagagacagacagagagagagagagagagagagagagagagagagagagagagagagtgttgtGGGGCGGTGGCAGCAAGACAAAGCCACTTTCTCTACTCTTTTAAGAGCTCTCAGAATCTGTGTCTATGCGTTAACCTGAGTGCTCTCCTCCGCCCCCCCTCCAACTGCCCCTCTGCAGATTAGCGGCTCCTCCTAATTGTAGGGTTCTAAGCTCAGCAAAATCCAGGAAGAACCGTTTTAGTACTAGAACTACGAGGTCAAGTTCCCATCTCCCAGACCCGCAAGTTCTTTTCCACTCTGCTGCTGGGATGGACATTCTCCTTGGGTCTGCACGTAAGTGTTCCGAATCCCAGAGACTGGGGTCCcttcacacacacctttaagttCCTTCGCTGAGCAAAAGGGTCTTGGGCTCAGCTGCCCTAGAACAACACAGTGCTTCTAGCTCAGACACTCCTTTCGTTGGAAGGAAGCTCCTGGAGCTACCACAACAGCCCTGAGGATACTATAGAAAACTCACATGGGAATGTGGGGACCGTTGCAGGAGCCAGCCAAGGAGAGGGGGGCACAAGTAGAACAGGAGGAAATTATGGAAGAGTGGGCAGTGGCCTGGCCGAAGCTGATACCCATCACCACCTTAGCCCCTTAGCAGGGAGAGCTTCTAAGGAGTGCTGAGTGCCAGTGCCCACAGGTTTTTATTCCCCCAAATGTGGCATACAGCCTGGTAAGAAGAGGGTGTGCCAGAGAGGATGTCTGTAGCTCCCATCCCTGAAATGAGGGCTGCTCCGTCATAGGTTCTGTGTTCCATGCATTCTGAACTCGGCTTTTATTCCTCATTCCGCCCTTTGATGGGTGCTTGTTAGCCGTGTTAAAAAGGAGAGGAGACGCAGAGAGTCACATAACTCACTGGGGAGCACATTAATCTGAGGGACAGGATTGGCCAAGAAGTGAAAGGGCTAAGATGGAAGTGTCAAGGTGGCTCTGTCTGGTATGGACCAATCTAGTGACCGCCAGCCTCCTCATGGCTGCAGAGAACAACTGGCTGAGATCAATGGTGGAAGCCACCTTTAGTCCCTAAGCGGGGGTTCAG from Microtus ochrogaster isolate Prairie Vole_2 chromosome 7, MicOch1.0, whole genome shotgun sequence encodes:
- the LOC101995351 gene encoding chromobox protein homolog 8 → MELSAVGERVFAAEALLKRRIRKGRMEYLVKWKGWSQKYSTWEPEENILDARLLAAFEEREREMELYGPKKRGPKPKTFLLKAQAKAKAKTYEFRSDSARGIRIPYPGRSPQDLASTSRAREGLRNTGLSPPGSSTSACRPDPPRDRDRDRERGASRVDDKPNSPGDSSKKRGPKPRKELLDPSQRPLGEPSDGLGEYLKGRKLDDTSSATGKFPAGHSVIQLARRQDSDLVQYGVTSPSSAEASGKLAVDTFPARVIKHRAAFLEAKGQGALDPVGPRVRHSSGTPGSVGSLYRDMGAQGGRPSLIARIPVARILGDPEEESWSPSLTNLEKVVVTDVTSNFLTVTIKESNTDQGFFKEKR